In Fibrobacter sp., the genomic stretch GCCGGCAAGGTTGCCGTTACCGGCAACAAGAACCTGAACAAGGAATACTTCCACCACACCGGTCACATCGCCGGCGAACGCTGGATCAATTTCGCCGACCTCATGGCGAAGGACCCGACCGCCCCGCTGACCGCTGCTATCTGGGGTATGCTCCCTCACAGCGCTCTTGGCCACAAGATG encodes the following:
- the rplM gene encoding 50S ribosomal protein L13, translating into MKTITVNPKSVTRKWKLVDAADKPMGRVASEVARLLMGKHKAIYSPNVDTGDFVVVINAGKVAVTGNKNLNKEYFHHTGHIAGERWINFADLMAKDPTAPLTAAIWGMLPHSALGHKM